The following DNA comes from Candidatus Bathyarchaeota archaeon.
CTTGGGGCCATGCCGTGGTACCTAAGCCCCCCGGCGTGGATGGGATCCGGAACGAAGTCATGGCCAAGAGTATGCATCAGTACTAACGGGATCATCTGCCCCGTGTCGCCGTGGTCGTACATGTACTTCCCAGCTGTTATACTTGGGCAAGCTGTGGATTCTACAGCGGTAAACTTAACATCCTTAGGTGCAATCCCTTTAACCTTATCCAAGTAGAAGGGCTCCATGATCCCAGCGAAGCTGCTTCCCCCCCCAACACAACCGATGATCTGATCTGGGTAGTCCTCAGCCATAGCCATTTGCTCCTGAGCCTCAAGGCCAATGACAGTCTGATGCATCAACACATGATTTAGTACACTGCCGAGGCTGTATTTTGCTCCCTCGTCTTTAACGCAGGCCTCAACGGCCTCGCTAATAGCCATTCCCAGGCTCCCTGTGCTATCTGGGTTCTCCGCCAGGAATTTCTTTCCAATATCTGTGCGATTGCTGGGACTAGGGTGAACGTTTGCTCCGAAAAGTTCCATCATGTTTCGTCTGTAAGGTTTTTGATCATAGCTGATACGGACCATATAGACCTCGACATCAATATTGAAGCATGATCCGGCAAAAGCAAGGGAGGACCCCCATTGACCTGCTCCCGTCTCGGTGGTTAGCCTCTCGACTCCCTCTTTCATGTTGTAAAAGGCCTGGGCGATTGCCGTGTTGGGCTTATGGCTCCCTGTTGGGCTGACCCCCTCGTATTTGTAGTAGATCTTGGCGGGGGTCTTTAGCGCTTTTTCGAGGCCCCTAGCCCTGTACATGGGCGTTGGCCTATAGAGACGATAGATATCCCGTACCTCTTCAGGTATCTGCACATATCTATCCTGGCTGACCTCTTGTCTGATTAGCTCATTCGGGAATAGCGCCTGTAGCATCTTTGGATCTACTGGCTCTTTGGTCGCTGGATTCAGAATGGGCTTCAACGGAGCAGGAAGATCAGGTAGAACACAGTACCATTTTTTTGGTATTCGATCCTCTGTCAGGAGGATCTTCTTACTAGATCCGATTGACACATCGCTTTCTCCTTTTTATTAAATATGGTTTTCTTCACGTTATTACTTTAAATAATTACCGTCTTTGGGTTTGAAATCATATACTCTATCCTTTTCTAGGGTAACCGTTAATGCATCCTTTCTTTATTCGTATGGAAAGCTCCGCCACTTCTTCGAGGGTAGCTTCAGGCATCCTGGTTCTTTTCTCGTATATCTTAGCGAAGACGCTTCCAGCGATGACACCGTCAGCACCCGCAGCCATGAGAGCCTTTGCTTGATCGCCCCTCGATATGCCAAAACCGGCCATAAGCGGGATTTCAGTGTACCTTCGCACTCTCTTGATGAGCTTCAGGGTTGATCTGCTGACGGAATCCCTGGCTCCCGTGACCCCCTCGACGTTCATGACGTAGAGGAATCCGGAGGCTTTTTCCGAAATACGCCTAAGTCTGGACTCAGTCGTGGTAGGAGCTACTTGAAGAATCACATGTATCCCCTTCTTTCCTCCCTCTTCCAACATCTCCTCTGCTTCTTCAAAGGGGAGATTGGGGACGATGACTCCTTGGGCCCCTGCTGACCCTATTTCCTCCAAGAATTTACCGACGCCCATATTGTAGGGAATGTTATAATAGGTCGTAACTATGATTGGTTGCTTTATTCCTGCTTCCCTCAGCTGTTGTATTCCCAGTATGCACTTTGAGGGAGTGGTTCCCATAGCAAGGGATCTCTCGCAAGCAGCTTGGAATGTAGGCCCATCGGCCGTGGGATCTGAAAAAGGTATACCCAACTCGATGAGGTCAGCTCCATTGTCAGCGAGAGTCTTTATCAACTGCTGAGAGAAAAGAGGAGTCGGGTCTCCATAATAGACGTGCGGCATGAACGCACCTTCGCTACGATCTCTGAGTCTTGACAGCGTTCCCTCAAGTTCCATAAATATGCCTCATAATTGTGTCAATATCCTTGTCGCCCCGTCCCGAGTAATTCAAGATTATAGCAGCATCATTCTCGAACTCCTCTTTATGCTTCATCATATAAGCCACGGCGTGGGCAGTCTCGAGGGCGGGGATCATCCCCTCCATCTTAGCCATCGTCACGACGGCATCAAAAACGTCGACATCAAAGGAATAGCCTGCCTTAACCCGGCCTATCTCACAGAGATGGGATATTTCAGGGCCCCTAGCAGGATAGTTCAGACCGGCCGATCTGGTCTTTGATGGCATCACCTGTCCCTGCTCGTCTTGGAGGACCTGCATAAGGGCGCCGTGGATGATTCCCGGCCTCCCTAACTGGAAGGCTGCTGCGCTGTTTTCCGCCCCAAGCCCTTCTCCGCCCCCTTCAATGAAGTAGAGTCTGACCCCCTTGTCCCCAGTGAAAGCCTTGAACATTCCCAAGGCGTTACTCCCTCCGCTCCCTGCTGCGATGACCGCATCGGGAAGCTCCTTTTCCTTTTCAAGAAACTGCTGCTTGGATTCCTTCCCGATGACGGATTGGAAATCCGCCACAATCAAGGGAAAGGGGTGAGGCCCTACAGTGGACCCCATCAGGTAGAGGGTGTCCCCGGAACATGACGCCCACTCTCTCAAAGTATCCGAGACTGCGTCCTTCAATACACCGTTACCTATATCTACGGGGACAATCTCTGCCCCGAGGAGCTTCATTATCCTCACGTTACTGGCTTGTCGCCTGATGTCCTTCACACCCATGAAGACCTGAACCTCCAAGCCACATACTTTCGCGGCCATAATGGTGGCGATCCCGTGTTGCCCTGCGGCTGTCTCGGTGATTACCCTTCTCTTCCCCATCTTCTTGGCAAGCAGAGCTTGGCCAAGGGTATTGTTGAGTTTGTGGGAGCCGCCACTGACAAGATCTTCCCTCTTCAGGTAGACCCTGCAGCCGACTTCTTCGCTCAACCTCTCGGCGTGATAGAGGGGGGTCGGCCTCCCCCCGTAGTCTTTCAGGAGCTTTTGATACTCTTCTTGGAATTCGGTGTTCGGGATTATCCGTTCGTAAGCTTCCTCCAGCTCTATTAAGGCGGGCATAAGGATTTCGCTTACATATTGTCCCCCATATCTCCCGTATCTTCCCTTCCTCATAGTTCGATCTCCTTTACTTTTCCAATAAACGACGCGATCTTTTCATGGTCTTTGATTCCGGGGCTCGATTCAACCCCTGTACTGACATCTACCGCATAGGGTCTTACTGTCTGGATAGCTTCCCAAATGTTTATTGGGGTTAGCCCTCCAGCCAGTATGAGCCTCTCTGGGCCTATGTTTTCTCTAATCTTTTTGCCAATCCACCAGTCATTAGTGATTCCGGTTCCTCCGTGTTTTCCGGGGATGAATGTATCCAGCAGAACCGCATCAAATCCCCATGCTTCTTCCGCAGCTTTCAACACCCTTCCCGGCTCTGATCTAATACCTTTTATCAGAGTGGCTCCTGGGATCGCCTGCCTAATCTCCGCAACCTTAGGAACGCCTTTCCCGTGTATTTGGAGAATATCCGGCCTGACTCTATCATATGTCTCTGTGAGGTCGCTAAGAGTGTTAGGAACCATCACTAGGACGCTAGAGGTGAACACAGGGACCTGCCTTACGAGACTCGCCGCCTTTTCGGGAGAGAGATTTCGCTTGGACGTGGGGACACCAACGACGAATCCTATAGCGTCTGCTCCAGCACCTATAGCTGCAACTAGGTCCTCGTCCCGGGTGATTCCACAGATCTTAATTCTGATCTTCAAGCTTTGACGAACCTCTTTACAGTTTCCCTTATATCCCTAGTCTGCATCAATGCCGAGCCAATGAGGAAAGCCCGGGCGCCGGTTTCCTTCAGGCGAAGAAGGTCTTGCGGAGTCTTGACGCCACTTTCGCTTACTATTATTTTATCTTCTGGATGGATGCTCTCAAGGATCCTCTCAGTCACTCCAAGGTCTACCTCTAGAGTCTTTAGGTTTCTATTGTTTATCCCGATCATATCCGCGTCGCTTTGCAGAGCTCTCCTAAACTCCTTTTCCGTGTGGGTTTCTAAGAGTACTTCTAGACCCTTTTCGTGGGCCAAGGAAATCATCTCATCGAGCCCATATGCGCTATGCCCTCTTTCGAAGAGGGCTTTTATGAGTAGAATCACATCTGCTTGTGTACTGGAAGCGGCCTCAATCTGCTCTGTATCAATGATAATGTCCTTCATCAGAATGGGTACCTGAACCGCCCCTCTGACTTTACGTATCGAATTTAATTCCCCATTAAAATGGATCGGCTCTGTGAGCACGGAGATCCCGGTAGCCCCTCCGTTAACCATCTCCAGCGCCATTTCTGCGGGATTGATATCGGTCCTTATTAAGCCTAGAGAGGGGGAGGTCTTTTTAATCTCTGAGATGACGGCATTCGTCTGGCATTTCTCAATGGTATCCTTCAGGCTTAGTCCGGAGTGGCGAGTCTTGTGGTCAACCTGGTAGTAACCTTTTGATACCGTTTTTTTTGCATCAGCTGCAAGGATATCTAAAAAATCACCCATACCTGTCCTCGAGCTCCTCAAGCCTAGATATATCTCCGCCAGATGTCTTCACAAGAGTCTTGAGCTTATTGTAAGCCCCTCCACTCCCGATCGCCTCCCGGGCCACTTCCATCCCGCTCATAAAGTCATCCGCCTTCCCGCCGATGACTATCCCCGCCGCGCCGTTCACCAATACGATCTCTGTCTTAGGATCTTTAGACCCCTCGAGATCATTGAGTATCCTGTATGTGAGCTCGGCGTTCTCATCTGGACCTGCTCCCCTAATCTCTTCCGAACTAACCTGCTTCACTCCAAAGTCCCCGGGCATCGCCTCGAAGGTCCTAATCTCTTGGTCCCTCAGCCAGGAGATCTTTGTGGCTCCTACAGTTGAGATCTCGTCCAAGCTGTCGAGACCGTGGACCACCATAGCTTCCTCACTCCCCAAGCGTTCTAGGACCTTTGCAAGGGGTTCAGTAAGAGCCGGGTCGTAGACGCCAATAAGCTGTGCTGATGCTCCAGCCGGGTTGGTGAGGGGGCCTAGGATGTTGAAGACAGTTCTGAGGCCTAGCTCCTTCCTAGGCCCAATTGCGTGTTTCATCGCAGGGTGAAAAGCTGGTGCAAACATGAAGCCTATACCCACCTCCTCTATTGACCTTTTAACCTCATCCGGGCCTAAGGCGAGGTTGAGCCCTAGCCTCTGGAGTACGTCCGCGCTACCACATAGGCTTGTGACCGAACGGTTTCCATGCTTCGCGATTTTCACACCAGCCCCTGAAGCGACAAATGCTGCGGTGGTGCTGATGTTGAACGTGTCCATCTTGTCCCCACCTGTGCCACAGGTATCTACCAAGCGTCCGTTAACTTTGGGGCTAATCTTATGACAATACTTCCTCATGGCTGAGGCGAAGGCGGATATCTCCGCTATAGTCTCTTCCTTCATCCTAAGCGCTGTTAGGAATGATCCTATCTGGGAATCCGTTGCCTTCCCTGACATGATCTCTTCCATGGTTTCCTTAGCCTCCTCGAAGGAGAGACTTTGTTTCTCAACCAATTTTCCGATTGTTTTCCTGATCACAGTTTACATCTCCAGGAAATTGGTAATTATCCTCTTCCCGCTAGTTGTAAGAATAGATTCAGGGTGGAACTGGACCCCCTCTATTGGGAACTCAACGTGCCTGACGCCCATGATTTCACTGTCATCAAGGGATACCGCGGTCACTTCAAGACAGTCTGGGATAGAACCTTTTTCCCCGACAAGGGAGTGATAGCGTGTTGCCTCCAGGGGATTCTCGATTCCCTTAAAAAGGCCCTTCCCGTCATGCGTGATGATACTGGGTTTGCCGTGTACCACCTTTCTGGCCCTAATCACCTTTCCACCATAAGTTGCAATGATTCCCTGGTGGCCCAGACAGACGCCTAGGGTGGGGACCGTGGGGCTCATCCTCCTTAGGATCCCCGAGCAGACCCCGAAATACTTGGGGTCCTGAGGGTCACCAGGCCCTGGAGAGATGACTATCTTGTCAGGGTTCATCTGTATCGCCTCCTCGAGGGTTATCTGATCGTTCCTGTAGACAACGGGGGCTCCTCCAAGCTCCCCTACGTACTGGACGAGGTTGTAGACGAAGGAGTCATAGTTATCGATTACGAGGACCTTCAGCTGTCATTACCTCCTGCAGCCTCGAGTGCCTTTAAAAGTGCTGCAGCTTTGTGTTCCGTCTCATACCATTCCTTCTCCGGGTCCGAGTCAGCCACGATGCCTCCGCCTGCCTGAATGGTAGCTCTATTCCCAATGGCGACTAGGGTTCTTATCGTGATGGCGAAATCCGCATTTCCGTTATAGCTAAAGTAGCCCACGGCGCCGGCGTAGGGACCCCGTCTAGTTGGCTCTAATTCATCTATGATCTCCATGGCCCTTACTTTAGGGGCGCCAGAAACGGTGCCTGCGGGGAAAACGGCTCTCAAGGCGTCGTAGCTGTCCATCTCCTCTCGGAGGGTGCCCCTGACCTGGGTCACGATGTGCTGGACGTGACTGTACTGGTGGACCTGCATGTACTCTGGTAGGTGAACGCTACCGTACTTGGCAACCTTGCCGATATCGTTCCTCCCGAGGTCTACGAGCATCACATGCTCCGCCCGCTCCTTAGGGTCTGATATGAGCTCTTCTGCGAGACGCTTGTTCTCAACAGGGTCATCTACTCTAGGACAGGTCCCCGCTATGGGGAAGGTGTCAACGGTGTCCCCATCGACCCTTACCAGCATTTCGGGACTCGAACCTATGACCTGACGGTCCCCCATCTTCAAATAGTACATGTAAGGCGAGGGGTTGATCTCCCTGAGGCTCCGATAGAACGCAATCAGGTCGCCCTTAAACCCAAACTCGAAGCGCTTGGAGGGAACCACCTGAAATATGTCACCCGCGGCGATGTGCTCTTTTGCCTTGGCCACGGCTGCCATGTAGTCTTCCATGGATATGTTCGTCATCGGCTTCTTGAACTTAATGGGAGCGAAGTCGTTGGGCTCCTTGAGGAGACTATTGATCTCTCCAAGGCGGTATTCATCAGTGTAGCAGTAGTATTCTTTCCCCTCCACATGGTCAAAGATGATCCCATCATCGTAGACCCCCATCTCCAAGTCAGGGAAACCCAAATCGTCTATAGCATTAGAGGGGAGTTTCTCCCAATGCCTTATTGCATCATATGTGATGAAGCCCACGGCTCCCCCCACGAGCCTGAACCTCTGGAATGTCGACGCCCTCCCCTCGAGGGTTTTTTTTACTATATCCAAGGGGTCGGAGGTATTCTCGACCCTTCTCTCCCCTGACCTCATATTCTTGATGACCGCTTTGCGCCCCTTAACAGTGATAATGAGACGCGGATTGAACCCGATGAATGAGTACTGCGCCAGCTTCTCAGGGCCCTCGATGGATTCTAACAGATAGGCATAGTGGCACCGCTTAGAGATCTTTGTGAAGATCTCAATGGGGGAGTTACTGAATGAAAGCTTGACTAGATTCACCTTTAGTGGTTGCTTCAGATTCTGAACCTTCACCCTTTTTCCCCTCTCCCTCTTTTTTTAGGCGTATGAGTGGTCCGCTTTCCAGCTTTTTCTCTTCTAATTAAACTGTTCGTTGAGAATGGTACATGATGCATATCGGCATCAATGGGACCCTCTTGGAGTCATAAGCGTTTCTCTAGGTCGATTATTTTTAGAATTTCTTGGGGCATTCTGTCCTCCGTCAGGAGGATCTTCTTATCCAGTCCAAGTGATACACGCACATTTCTCCTTTATGGATACTTTCAATTCCCCTACCTAGCCTTATAATCGTTTTGTTATCAGGCGCCCAATTCAGGCTAACCTATTGAGAGCAGGATATTGACAACAATCACCCCGTCGCGCGCTCCACTATCCTCTATATGACGAAAAGGCATAACGCCGATAATTAAAATGAATTCACATTATGGATGAACATAACCCATGAGACTTAACGGCGGAGTTCAAGCGGCTCATAAAGACGCTGAAGCTCTCCCAAATAGTCCCCTTAAAACACTAAGAGCCGACCCCTATGTTGTAGATGGAAAATCCATTGTTGCCCTTGTCCGGTCTGATGACCGGAAGAAGGGGATAAATCACGCACTGCCCCTCATTTGAGGCATAAGACCCCTAACGAAAGGGGTTAAAGGAGAGATCATAATCAAACCAAATGGCAATCACGACATGCCCTTTCCCCGTAACTCCGACCCGGAGACGGTCAGCCTCATAGCTGAATCATTGATAGCTGACGGGTTTGACCCGGGGATGATTGTCATAGGTGAAATGTCTGGAAAATACCGGGGTCTCCCAACCCGTGTGACGATGAAGAACTTGGGTCTTGAAATTTTTATCTATTCTTC
Coding sequences within:
- a CDS encoding indole-3-glycerol-phosphate synthase, yielding MGDFLDILAADAKKTVSKGYYQVDHKTRHSGLSLKDTIEKCQTNAVISEIKKTSPSLGLIRTDINPAEMALEMVNGGATGISVLTEPIHFNGELNSIRKVRGAVQVPILMKDIIIDTEQIEAASSTQADVILLIKALFERGHSAYGLDEMISLAHEKGLEVLLETHTEKEFRRALQSDADMIGINNRNLKTLEVDLGVTERILESIHPEDKIIVSESGVKTPQDLLRLKETGARAFLIGSALMQTRDIRETVKRFVKA
- the trpD gene encoding anthranilate phosphoribosyltransferase, with translation MIRKTIGKLVEKQSLSFEEAKETMEEIMSGKATDSQIGSFLTALRMKEETIAEISAFASAMRKYCHKISPKVNGRLVDTCGTGGDKMDTFNISTTAAFVASGAGVKIAKHGNRSVTSLCGSADVLQRLGLNLALGPDEVKRSIEEVGIGFMFAPAFHPAMKHAIGPRKELGLRTVFNILGPLTNPAGASAQLIGVYDPALTEPLAKVLERLGSEEAMVVHGLDSLDEISTVGATKISWLRDQEIRTFEAMPGDFGVKQVSSEEIRGAGPDENAELTYRILNDLEGSKDPKTEIVLVNGAAGIVIGGKADDFMSGMEVAREAIGSGGAYNKLKTLVKTSGGDISRLEELEDRYG
- the trpE gene encoding anthranilate synthase component I; translated protein: MKVQNLKQPLKVNLVKLSFSNSPIEIFTKISKRCHYAYLLESIEGPEKLAQYSFIGFNPRLIITVKGRKAVIKNMRSGERRVENTSDPLDIVKKTLEGRASTFQRFRLVGGAVGFITYDAIRHWEKLPSNAIDDLGFPDLEMGVYDDGIIFDHVEGKEYYCYTDEYRLGEINSLLKEPNDFAPIKFKKPMTNISMEDYMAAVAKAKEHIAAGDIFQVVPSKRFEFGFKGDLIAFYRSLREINPSPYMYYLKMGDRQVIGSSPEMLVRVDGDTVDTFPIAGTCPRVDDPVENKRLAEELISDPKERAEHVMLVDLGRNDIGKVAKYGSVHLPEYMQVHQYSHVQHIVTQVRGTLREEMDSYDALRAVFPAGTVSGAPKVRAMEIIDELEPTRRGPYAGAVGYFSYNGNADFAITIRTLVAIGNRATIQAGGGIVADSDPEKEWYETEHKAAALLKALEAAGGNDS
- a CDS encoding TrpB-like pyridoxal phosphate-dependent enzyme, with translation MGSSKKILLTEDRIPKKWYCVLPDLPAPLKPILNPATKEPVDPKMLQALFPNELIRQEVSQDRYVQIPEEVRDIYRLYRPTPMYRARGLEKALKTPAKIYYKYEGVSPTGSHKPNTAIAQAFYNMKEGVERLTTETGAGQWGSSLAFAGSCFNIDVEVYMVRISYDQKPYRRNMMELFGANVHPSPSNRTDIGKKFLAENPDSTGSLGMAISEAVEACVKDEGAKYSLGSVLNHVLMHQTVIGLEAQEQMAMAEDYPDQIIGCVGGGSSFAGIMEPFYLDKVKGIAPKDVKFTAVESTACPSITAGKYMYDHGDTGQMIPLVLMHTLGHDFVPDPIHAGGLRYHGMAPSLSLMANEGVIKAKAYNQIETFEAAKLFTQTEGIIPAPEPAHAIKATIDEALRCKETGEEKTLLFLLCGHGYFDMKAYDDYLAGNLKPFSMSQERIDQSVNRVKMMYPGLNK
- the trpA gene encoding tryptophan synthase subunit alpha → MELEGTLSRLRDRSEGAFMPHVYYGDPTPLFSQQLIKTLADNGADLIELGIPFSDPTADGPTFQAACERSLAMGTTPSKCILGIQQLREAGIKQPIIVTTYYNIPYNMGVGKFLEEIGSAGAQGVIVPNLPFEEAEEMLEEGGKKGIHVILQVAPTTTESRLRRISEKASGFLYVMNVEGVTGARDSVSRSTLKLIKRVRRYTEIPLMAGFGISRGDQAKALMAAGADGVIAGSVFAKIYEKRTRMPEATLEEVAELSIRIKKGCINGYPRKG
- the trpB gene encoding tryptophan synthase subunit beta, which gives rise to MRKGRYGRYGGQYVSEILMPALIELEEAYERIIPNTEFQEEYQKLLKDYGGRPTPLYHAERLSEEVGCRVYLKREDLVSGGSHKLNNTLGQALLAKKMGKRRVITETAAGQHGIATIMAAKVCGLEVQVFMGVKDIRRQASNVRIMKLLGAEIVPVDIGNGVLKDAVSDTLREWASCSGDTLYLMGSTVGPHPFPLIVADFQSVIGKESKQQFLEKEKELPDAVIAAGSGGSNALGMFKAFTGDKGVRLYFIEGGGEGLGAENSAAAFQLGRPGIIHGALMQVLQDEQGQVMPSKTRSAGLNYPARGPEISHLCEIGRVKAGYSFDVDVFDAVVTMAKMEGMIPALETAHAVAYMMKHKEEFENDAAIILNYSGRGDKDIDTIMRHIYGT
- a CDS encoding aminodeoxychorismate/anthranilate synthase component II, with the translated sequence MKVLVIDNYDSFVYNLVQYVGELGGAPVVYRNDQITLEEAIQMNPDKIVISPGPGDPQDPKYFGVCSGILRRMSPTVPTLGVCLGHQGIIATYGGKVIRARKVVHGKPSIITHDGKGLFKGIENPLEATRYHSLVGEKGSIPDCLEVTAVSLDDSEIMGVRHVEFPIEGVQFHPESILTTSGKRIITNFLEM
- a CDS encoding phosphoribosylanthranilate isomerase, whose amino-acid sequence is MKIRIKICGITRDEDLVAAIGAGADAIGFVVGVPTSKRNLSPEKAASLVRQVPVFTSSVLVMVPNTLSDLTETYDRVRPDILQIHGKGVPKVAEIRQAIPGATLIKGIRSEPGRVLKAAEEAWGFDAVLLDTFIPGKHGGTGITNDWWIGKKIRENIGPERLILAGGLTPINIWEAIQTVRPYAVDVSTGVESSPGIKDHEKIASFIGKVKEIEL